A genome region from Streptomyces antimycoticus includes the following:
- a CDS encoding ABC transporter substrate-binding protein, whose product MRSRTPIFAAAALLSAGALSGCGGALPNAAAGGKENAVYAEIAALPKEKQREKARELAKDEGGTLTLYTSMTADIATPVAKAFERDTGIHVTVFRANSETVLQRTLQESQARRAGADAVETNFREMVALSDNKLLAKYSGSPLDKVEKTGKFATWTATRLNIFHPAWNTRLIKPGEEPTSWEDLADPKYKGRITLEVSDSDWYENVTHYWLEHGKSQTETDQLWKKIVANSKVAKGHTTMMQFLTSGQTHMEAMNYTYITTRSATKGAPVTFLPKSGKSTVPAFPRPNGVGMLKSAQHPASAWLFYDWMLTEGQKELVKLHLTPSTKVPGDKSLDGLTLVPFDVKGLSRDQGTWDKKYDALLRGVDSVGK is encoded by the coding sequence ATGAGGAGCCGTACCCCGATCTTCGCGGCAGCCGCGCTGCTGTCCGCCGGTGCCCTCAGCGGCTGCGGCGGCGCCCTGCCGAACGCGGCCGCCGGCGGCAAGGAGAACGCCGTCTACGCCGAGATCGCCGCCCTGCCGAAGGAAAAGCAGCGGGAGAAGGCCCGCGAACTGGCCAAGGACGAGGGCGGCACGCTCACCCTCTACACCTCGATGACGGCCGACATCGCCACCCCCGTCGCGAAGGCATTCGAGAGGGATACCGGCATCCACGTCACCGTCTTCCGCGCCAACTCCGAGACGGTCCTCCAGCGCACCCTTCAGGAGTCGCAGGCCCGCAGGGCGGGCGCGGACGCGGTGGAGACCAACTTCCGCGAAATGGTGGCGCTCTCCGACAACAAGCTGCTCGCCAAGTACAGCGGCTCCCCCCTCGACAAGGTGGAGAAGACCGGCAAGTTCGCCACCTGGACCGCCACCCGCCTCAACATCTTCCACCCGGCCTGGAACACCCGCCTCATCAAGCCCGGGGAGGAGCCGACGAGCTGGGAGGACCTCGCCGACCCCAAGTACAAGGGCCGCATCACCCTGGAGGTCAGCGACAGCGACTGGTACGAGAACGTCACCCACTACTGGCTGGAGCACGGCAAGTCCCAGACCGAAACCGACCAGCTCTGGAAGAAGATCGTCGCCAACTCCAAGGTGGCCAAGGGCCACACCACGATGATGCAGTTCCTGACCTCCGGCCAGACCCATATGGAGGCGATGAACTACACCTACATCACCACCCGCTCGGCGACCAAAGGCGCACCGGTCACCTTCCTGCCGAAGAGCGGAAAGTCGACGGTGCCGGCGTTCCCGCGCCCCAACGGCGTCGGCATGCTCAAGTCCGCCCAGCACCCGGCCTCCGCCTGGCTGTTCTACGACTGGATGCTGACCGAGGGCCAGAAGGAACTCGTCAAGCTCCATCTGACCCCGTCCACCAAGGTCCCCGGCGACAAGAGCCTCGACGGCCTGACCCTCGTCCCCTTCGACGTCAAGGGCCTCAGCCGCGACCAGGGCACCTGGGACAAGAAGTACGACGCGCTGCTGCGCGGCGTCGACTCCGTGGGGAAGTGA
- a CDS encoding ABC transporter substrate-binding protein gives MRHGALPAGLLVAGLLMSACGPSPTTTAANAPQEGSNPYAAYESLKGEKRTAKLLADAREEGGVLDLYTSNTDIQDLVDGFKKAHPDIKVRAFRANSETVLQRTLQENQAGKPQNDVIDTNDLELRALDSQHLLRAYTGPSQEGLKPEAKGLGNWTAERFNAFVAGWNTREIPKGEQPKDFTGFADPKWKGKLSVEVGDWDWYAAMHTYLTEKMGMSEAAADALFKKVVANVKVAKGHTVQGEMLSAGQFGLALSVYSHTVDKAARKGAPVAWRPAVEPVILRPNGIGLMATPRHPAAALLWTDYVLGAGQKEIAKSLRIPAARHVPGYNEPVPAGTETFTLSKTGETDTKKWDAAYDALLRGAPQAD, from the coding sequence ATGCGTCATGGTGCTCTTCCCGCCGGCCTGCTGGTCGCCGGTCTGCTGATGTCCGCATGCGGTCCCTCGCCCACGACAACCGCCGCCAACGCCCCCCAGGAGGGGTCCAACCCGTACGCCGCCTACGAGAGCCTCAAGGGCGAGAAGCGCACCGCGAAGCTCCTCGCCGACGCCCGGGAAGAGGGCGGTGTACTCGACCTGTACACCTCGAACACCGATATCCAGGACCTGGTCGACGGCTTCAAAAAGGCCCACCCCGACATCAAGGTCCGCGCCTTCCGTGCCAACTCCGAGACGGTCCTCCAGCGCACTCTCCAGGAGAACCAGGCGGGCAAGCCGCAGAACGACGTGATCGACACCAACGACCTCGAGCTGCGCGCCCTGGACTCCCAGCACCTCCTGCGGGCCTACACCGGCCCCTCTCAGGAGGGTCTCAAGCCCGAGGCCAAGGGCCTCGGCAACTGGACCGCCGAGCGGTTCAACGCCTTCGTCGCCGGCTGGAACACCCGGGAGATCCCCAAGGGCGAGCAGCCCAAGGACTTCACCGGATTCGCCGACCCGAAGTGGAAGGGGAAGCTCTCGGTCGAGGTCGGCGACTGGGACTGGTACGCCGCCATGCACACCTATCTCACCGAGAAGATGGGGATGAGCGAGGCAGCGGCCGACGCCCTGTTCAAGAAGGTCGTCGCCAACGTCAAGGTGGCCAAGGGCCACACCGTGCAGGGCGAGATGCTCAGCGCCGGCCAGTTCGGCCTGGCCTTGTCCGTATACAGCCACACCGTCGACAAGGCCGCCCGCAAGGGCGCGCCCGTCGCCTGGAGGCCGGCCGTCGAACCGGTGATCCTCCGGCCCAACGGGATCGGGCTCATGGCCACTCCGCGGCATCCGGCCGCGGCGCTGCTGTGGACCGACTACGTCCTCGGCGCGGGCCAGAAGGAGATCGCCAAGTCGCTGCGGATCCCCGCGGCGCGGCACGTCCCCGGATACAACGAACCCGTGCCCGCCGGTACGGAGACCTTCACCCTCTCCAAGACCGGCGAGACAGATACCAAGAAATGGGACGCGGCCTACGACGCCCTGCTGCGGGGCGCCCCGCAGGCCGACTGA
- a CDS encoding ethanolamine ammonia-lyase reactivating factor EutA produces the protein MHSSYVPDHDHEHDEDPGRIEDNPIWQQDNVTLHSVGIDIGSSGTQVLFSRLFLRRIGEELTSRYLVVRRETLHRSPVWLTPYASETMIDAGALGALVDEAYGAAAIRPEDVDTGVVILTGEALRRRNASAIASVLAAKGGDLVTATAGHHMEARLAAYGSGAARASYEAGTRVLTVDIGGGTTKLALVDHGRVEATAAVHIGGRLQVTGPDGRIERLAPAGRDHARRAGFDWDLGSRVAEADLDAVAASMADLLVRALLTPHEVRDLYLTDPLPDLGRLDGVVFSGGVAEYVYGREHRDFGDLGRRLGSRLRAAAEDGALGVPLLPAGECIRATAVGASEYSVQLSGNTGHISSPDALLPRRNLAVLCPAYAPGDEVDTAALAEAIHRRLREADAEDPDRDVALALSWHGPPSYERLLPFARGVRDGLAARTAAGRPVYVVLDGDVAMTLGRLLTDELGLPGDVLVLDGITLQDFDYVDLGRVRHPSGTVPVTIKSLVFAEQPTAVPGDRSGQPRAVTNQ, from the coding sequence GTGCACTCCTCCTACGTGCCCGACCATGACCACGAGCACGACGAGGACCCGGGCCGCATCGAGGACAACCCGATCTGGCAGCAGGACAACGTGACCCTGCACAGCGTCGGCATCGACATCGGTTCCTCGGGGACCCAGGTCCTGTTCTCCCGCCTCTTCCTGCGCCGTATCGGAGAGGAGCTGACCAGCCGCTATCTGGTGGTACGCCGGGAGACCCTGCACCGTTCGCCGGTATGGCTCACTCCCTACGCGAGCGAGACGATGATCGACGCGGGCGCCCTGGGCGCGCTCGTCGACGAGGCGTACGGCGCGGCGGCCATCCGGCCCGAGGACGTGGACACCGGGGTGGTGATCCTGACCGGGGAGGCGCTGCGCCGCCGCAACGCCTCCGCGATCGCCTCGGTGCTCGCGGCCAAGGGAGGCGACCTGGTCACCGCGACGGCGGGCCACCATATGGAGGCCCGGCTCGCCGCCTACGGCTCCGGAGCGGCCCGCGCCTCCTACGAGGCGGGCACCCGGGTGCTCACCGTCGACATCGGCGGCGGCACCACCAAGCTCGCCCTGGTGGACCACGGGCGGGTGGAGGCCACGGCGGCCGTGCACATCGGCGGCCGCCTACAGGTGACCGGGCCCGACGGCCGAATCGAGCGTCTGGCACCGGCGGGCCGGGACCACGCCCGTCGCGCCGGTTTCGACTGGGACCTCGGAAGCCGGGTGGCGGAGGCCGACCTGGACGCGGTGGCGGCGTCGATGGCCGACCTGCTGGTCCGGGCCCTGCTCACCCCGCACGAGGTGCGGGATCTGTACCTCACCGATCCCCTGCCGGACCTCGGCCGGCTGGACGGCGTGGTCTTCTCCGGCGGGGTCGCCGAGTACGTCTACGGCCGCGAACACCGCGACTTCGGCGACCTGGGCCGGCGGCTCGGCAGCCGCCTGCGGGCGGCTGCCGAGGACGGGGCGCTGGGAGTGCCGCTGCTGCCCGCCGGTGAGTGCATTCGCGCCACCGCGGTAGGCGCCTCGGAGTACAGCGTCCAGCTGAGCGGGAACACGGGTCACATCTCCTCGCCAGACGCCCTGCTGCCCCGCCGTAACCTGGCGGTGCTGTGCCCCGCTTACGCCCCCGGCGACGAGGTGGACACCGCCGCGCTCGCCGAGGCGATCCACAGGCGACTGCGCGAGGCGGACGCCGAGGACCCGGACCGGGATGTGGCACTGGCCCTCTCCTGGCACGGGCCGCCGTCGTACGAGCGGCTGCTGCCGTTCGCCCGCGGCGTCCGTGACGGGCTGGCCGCGCGCACCGCGGCCGGCCGGCCCGTGTACGTGGTCCTCGACGGGGACGTGGCGATGACCCTGGGCCGGCTGCTGACCGACGAACTCGGCCTCCCCGGTGATGTGCTGGTGCTCGACGGCATCACGCTCCAGGACTTCGACTACGTCGACCTCGGCCGGGTCCGGCATCCCTCCGGGACCGTGCCCGTGACCATCAAGTCCCTTGTCTTCGCGGAGCAGCCGACGGCTGTTCCGGGAGACCGCTCGGGGCAGCCAAGGGCGGTAACGAATCAATAA
- a CDS encoding ethanolamine ammonia lyase-activating protein produces the protein MAENAIVNDKLAAKFATEKESPYTRWVAAEGLDIIAAHYVPDLRTVDLKPWERRGGRGVFINHEATRTSNDCYVCEIPAGGKLTPQRQLFEEMILVLEGNGSTRVWNDAGASVTFEWQAGSIFAIPLNTHHQHFNGSGGKAARFVASTNLPPVLNLYADPDFVFGTARDFPDRFDGEPDYFSPKGEQKGLLLDTNFVADAVNLPLIEAKERGAGGGHIRFAMAKGSMNSHISQFPTATYKKGHRHGPGAHVIILSGEGYSLMWPEGEEPRRYEWGPGTLIVPPNMWFHQHFNTGTEPARYLAFKHEVVSVRNAQGVPKAWISQRIGGDQIDYADESTYVRETFREALTKHGMTPRMDEVYEAELATLPSRPQAGLQG, from the coding sequence ATGGCTGAAAACGCGATCGTCAATGACAAGCTCGCCGCCAAGTTCGCCACCGAGAAGGAGTCCCCGTACACACGCTGGGTCGCGGCGGAGGGTCTTGACATCATCGCCGCCCACTATGTCCCGGATCTGCGCACCGTGGACCTCAAGCCATGGGAGCGGCGCGGTGGCCGCGGTGTGTTCATCAACCATGAGGCCACCCGCACCTCCAACGACTGCTACGTGTGCGAGATCCCGGCCGGCGGCAAGCTCACCCCGCAGCGCCAGCTGTTCGAGGAGATGATCCTCGTCCTCGAGGGCAATGGCTCCACCCGGGTGTGGAACGACGCCGGTGCGTCGGTCACCTTCGAGTGGCAGGCCGGCTCGATCTTCGCGATCCCGCTCAACACCCACCACCAGCACTTCAACGGGTCCGGCGGCAAGGCCGCCCGCTTCGTGGCGTCCACCAATCTGCCGCCGGTCCTGAACCTCTACGCCGACCCGGACTTCGTCTTCGGCACCGCCCGCGACTTCCCGGACCGCTTCGACGGCGAGCCGGACTACTTCTCACCCAAGGGCGAGCAGAAGGGCCTCCTCCTCGACACCAACTTCGTCGCGGACGCGGTCAACCTGCCGCTGATCGAGGCGAAGGAACGCGGTGCGGGCGGCGGCCACATCCGCTTCGCGATGGCCAAGGGGTCGATGAACAGCCATATCTCCCAGTTCCCCACCGCCACCTACAAGAAGGGCCACCGGCACGGCCCCGGCGCCCATGTCATCATCCTCTCCGGCGAGGGCTACAGCCTGATGTGGCCCGAGGGCGAGGAGCCGCGCCGCTACGAGTGGGGTCCCGGCACACTGATCGTCCCGCCGAACATGTGGTTCCACCAGCACTTCAACACCGGCACGGAGCCCGCCCGCTATCTCGCCTTCAAGCACGAGGTGGTCTCCGTGCGCAATGCCCAGGGTGTGCCCAAGGCGTGGATCAGCCAGCGGATCGGCGGCGACCAGATCGACTACGCCGATGAGTCCACCTATGTGCGGGAGACCTTCCGCGAGGCGCTCACCAAGCATGGGATGACGCCGCGGATGGACGAGGTGTACGAGGCCGAGCTGGCCACCCTGCCGTCGCGGCCGCAAGCCGGCCTCCAGGGCTGA
- a CDS encoding 2,3-bisphosphoglycerate-dependent phosphoglycerate mutase, whose product MSRLILLRHGESAWNARNLFTGRVDVALTPHGERQSRDAGELLRALGLAPDAAHCSRLRRAWHTCALTMDAAGRGAAPVAAVRALEERDYGSLQGRDREAVLRELGEAEFRRIRRSADARPPGGESLADVSARLLPYWHTRIAPQLTAGATVLVVGHSNSLRALAAHLDALSPTELLGLELPSGIPLLHELDPALRPRRRGGRYLHPAAAPAAEADPERPLRAGAE is encoded by the coding sequence ATGAGCCGCCTGATCCTGCTCCGCCACGGCGAGAGCGCGTGGAACGCGCGAAATCTGTTCACCGGCCGTGTGGATGTCGCCCTGACGCCGCACGGCGAGCGGCAGTCCCGTGACGCCGGAGAACTGCTCCGCGCTCTGGGGCTGGCGCCGGACGCCGCCCACTGCTCGAGACTGCGCCGCGCCTGGCACACCTGCGCACTCACCATGGACGCCGCGGGCCGTGGCGCCGCGCCCGTCGCGGCCGTGCGCGCCCTGGAGGAGCGGGACTACGGGAGCCTCCAGGGACGGGACAGGGAGGCGGTCCTGCGCGAACTGGGGGAGGCGGAGTTCCGGCGGATCCGCCGCTCCGCCGACGCCCGCCCGCCCGGCGGCGAGTCACTGGCCGATGTCTCGGCGCGACTGCTGCCGTACTGGCACACCCGCATCGCACCCCAGCTCACCGCCGGCGCCACGGTCCTGGTGGTCGGACACAGCAACTCGCTGCGAGCCCTGGCCGCACATCTCGATGCCCTCTCCCCCACCGAGCTCCTCGGCCTCGAGCTGCCCTCGGGCATCCCCCTGCTCCATGAACTGGATCCGGCTCTTCGGCCCCGGCGGCGCGGCGGCCGGTACCTGCACCCGGCCGCCGCCCCGGCCGCCGAGGCGGACCCCGAACGGCCCTTGCGGGCCGGAGCGGAGTGA
- a CDS encoding aromatic ring-hydroxylating dioxygenase subunit alpha → MLRKDINELLTRTGPGTAMGELFRQYWIPAMLAEELPETDCPPVRVKLLSERLVAFRDSEGRYGLVDEFCAHRGASLWFGRNEEGGLRCPYHGWKYDVSGQCLDVPSEADNSSFCQNVKLTSYPLVKIGDVLWTYMGDAATQPPLPEFEWTHVPAEQTYTSKRWQQCNWLQAFEGGIDSSHVTFLHSGGLKTDPLFKGAKGNEYNMKDTKPFFEVADSDGGLFVGARRNAEDGKYYWRITPWVMPAFTMVPPRGDHPVHGHFWVPIDDENCWTYSFDYHPVRPLTETERQAMIDGHGVHSKNIPGTYRPMANMDNDYLIDREAQKRGETYSGVAGIAMQDASLQESMGPIVDRSKERLVPADSGIIKARQKLRKAAVALRDEGVTPPGVDPEHHRVRSAAVVLPQAESFLDSCRDAVKAVPGTAQHTV, encoded by the coding sequence GTGCTCCGCAAAGACATCAACGAGCTCCTCACCCGGACAGGTCCCGGGACGGCCATGGGGGAGCTGTTCCGCCAGTACTGGATACCGGCCATGCTGGCCGAGGAACTCCCGGAGACCGACTGCCCGCCCGTGCGGGTCAAACTCCTGTCGGAGCGCTTGGTCGCCTTCCGGGACAGCGAGGGCCGCTACGGGCTCGTCGACGAGTTCTGCGCCCACCGCGGCGCCTCCCTCTGGTTCGGCCGCAACGAGGAGGGCGGCCTGCGCTGCCCGTACCACGGCTGGAAGTACGACGTGTCCGGGCAGTGCCTCGACGTGCCCTCCGAGGCCGACAACTCCAGCTTCTGCCAGAACGTGAAGCTCACCTCGTATCCGCTGGTCAAGATCGGCGATGTGTTGTGGACCTATATGGGCGACGCGGCAACCCAGCCGCCGCTGCCCGAGTTCGAGTGGACCCATGTGCCGGCCGAACAGACCTACACCTCCAAGCGCTGGCAGCAGTGCAACTGGCTCCAGGCGTTCGAGGGCGGCATCGACTCCAGCCATGTCACCTTCCTCCACTCGGGCGGCCTCAAGACCGACCCGCTCTTCAAGGGCGCGAAGGGCAACGAGTACAACATGAAGGACACCAAGCCGTTCTTCGAGGTCGCCGACAGCGACGGCGGGCTGTTCGTCGGAGCGCGCCGCAACGCCGAGGACGGTAAGTACTACTGGCGGATCACTCCGTGGGTCATGCCCGCCTTCACCATGGTGCCGCCGCGCGGCGACCACCCGGTGCACGGCCACTTCTGGGTGCCCATCGACGACGAGAACTGCTGGACCTACTCCTTCGACTACCACCCGGTGCGGCCCCTCACCGAGACCGAGCGGCAGGCCATGATCGACGGCCATGGTGTGCACAGCAAGAACATCCCCGGCACCTACCGGCCGATGGCCAACATGGACAACGACTACCTCATCGACCGCGAGGCGCAGAAGCGGGGCGAGACCTACTCCGGAGTCGCCGGCATCGCCATGCAGGACGCCTCCCTCCAGGAGTCGATGGGCCCCATCGTCGACCGTTCCAAGGAACGCCTGGTGCCCGCCGACAGCGGCATCATCAAGGCCCGCCAGAAGTTGAGGAAGGCCGCCGTGGCGCTGCGCGACGAGGGTGTCACCCCGCCCGGTGTGGACCCCGAGCACCACAGGGTGCGCTCCGCGGCCGTCGTCCTGCCGCAGGCCGAGTCGTTCCTCGACTCGTGCCGCGACGCGGTCAAGGCCGTCCCCGGCACCGCCCAGCACACGGTATGA
- a CDS encoding 3-methyl-2-oxobutanoate hydroxymethyltransferase: MSLATSRQSESARAASAAEARHRIDVPIAPARAARVVALDDRAAQVAARLAAHPWAHAEFLRADAVGELRELGGGPLPLTAALIGADVVVVLATEDGGRDTAERIGRHCFRYGITTAGVVLGQGFEADDAVAALRPYARVLLLSADESDVFELLTALRV; this comes from the coding sequence ATGAGCCTTGCCACCAGCCGACAGAGCGAGAGTGCCCGTGCCGCCTCCGCGGCCGAGGCCCGCCACCGCATCGACGTTCCCATCGCGCCCGCCCGGGCCGCCCGTGTCGTCGCCCTCGACGACCGTGCGGCCCAGGTCGCGGCCCGCCTCGCCGCCCACCCGTGGGCGCACGCCGAGTTCCTGCGCGCCGACGCCGTCGGCGAACTGCGCGAACTGGGCGGCGGCCCGCTTCCCCTGACCGCCGCGCTGATCGGCGCGGATGTGGTCGTCGTCCTCGCCACCGAGGACGGCGGCCGCGACACCGCCGAGCGAATCGGCCGGCACTGCTTCCGGTACGGGATCACCACCGCGGGCGTGGTCCTCGGCCAGGGCTTCGAAGCCGACGACGCCGTCGCCGCGCTGCGCCCGTACGCCCGTGTCCTGCTGCTCTCCGCCGATGAGAGCGACGTCTTCGAACTGCTCACCGCCCTGAGGGTCTGA
- a CDS encoding 3-methyl-2-oxobutanoate hydroxymethyltransferase, protein MPEKVTLRDLQRMKDTRQKIVGVVAWDYQIARIADRAGVDLVSVGDTVGVNLWGHATPFEITMDEMLTVTKAVRRGVQRALVSADFPFGPLQQGTAAALDAAIRYVKEAGVDLVKLDGASDHLAAVEAVTRAGIPVFAQFGITPQTALRYGVEYKAVPAAGDQVPEEMCGELVAEAKRLEEAGAALLNFTNSGPVVGAAVAEAVSVPVVGGFGGGPWLDGRMRMAHAAIGYAADTVDDVPPDTYAQVAATALDALTAYAGDVRAARQIAGGIPVPKEV, encoded by the coding sequence ATGCCCGAGAAGGTGACGCTGCGCGACTTGCAGCGTATGAAGGACACCCGGCAAAAGATCGTCGGGGTGGTGGCCTGGGACTACCAGATCGCCCGCATCGCGGACCGGGCCGGTGTCGACCTCGTCTCCGTCGGTGACACCGTCGGCGTCAACCTGTGGGGCCACGCCACCCCGTTCGAGATCACCATGGACGAGATGCTGACCGTCACCAAGGCGGTCCGCCGCGGCGTCCAACGTGCCCTGGTCAGCGCGGACTTTCCGTTCGGCCCGCTCCAGCAGGGCACCGCGGCCGCCCTCGACGCCGCGATCCGCTACGTCAAGGAGGCCGGTGTCGACCTCGTCAAACTCGATGGCGCCTCGGACCATCTGGCGGCCGTCGAGGCGGTCACCCGGGCCGGTATCCCCGTCTTCGCCCAGTTCGGCATCACACCGCAGACCGCGCTGCGCTACGGCGTCGAGTACAAGGCGGTGCCGGCCGCCGGCGACCAGGTGCCCGAGGAGATGTGCGGGGAGTTGGTCGCCGAGGCCAAACGGCTGGAGGAGGCGGGCGCCGCCCTCCTCAACTTCACCAACTCCGGCCCCGTGGTCGGCGCAGCCGTCGCCGAGGCGGTCTCCGTCCCCGTGGTCGGCGGCTTCGGCGGCGGGCCCTGGCTGGACGGCCGGATGCGCATGGCCCACGCCGCCATCGGCTACGCCGCCGACACCGTCGACGACGTCCCGCCCGACACCTACGCCCAGGTCGCCGCCACCGCCCTCGACGCCCTCACCGCCTACGCCGGGGATGTGCGCGCGGCACGGCAGATCGCCGGTGGCATCCCCGTACCGAAGGAGGTCTGA
- a CDS encoding alpha/beta fold hydrolase: MPTVLLDGIPTRYEVTGDGPPLLMFSPGGFDSTLDSWYATGIHRRLRLPAHLAAEFTCVTFDRRESGRSGGRLERLAWDGYVRQGVALLDHLGFGRAHLMGGCVGCSTAAALAAAHPERVAGMVLYSPAGGVHYRRKQHERFERHLAFVREAGLGGVVELARATEDGFSKDPRVGPWAAVLRHDASFAAAYAACDAERYRTLATGSATHLFDRDTVPGVEPEDLLTLDVPALIVPGDDTSHAPSAAHYLRECLPRTEWWGVPPGERTPEDTSGRILEFLARA, translated from the coding sequence GTGCCCACCGTGCTCCTCGACGGCATCCCCACGCGGTACGAGGTCACCGGGGACGGCCCGCCGCTGCTGATGTTCTCCCCGGGCGGTTTCGACTCCACCCTCGACAGCTGGTACGCCACCGGCATTCACCGGCGGCTTCGGTTGCCCGCCCACCTCGCGGCCGAGTTCACCTGCGTCACCTTCGACCGCCGCGAGTCCGGGCGGTCCGGCGGCCGTCTGGAGCGCCTCGCCTGGGACGGTTACGTCCGCCAAGGCGTGGCCCTGCTCGACCACCTGGGCTTCGGGCGGGCGCATCTGATGGGCGGCTGCGTCGGCTGCTCCACCGCGGCGGCCCTCGCCGCCGCGCATCCGGAGCGAGTGGCCGGCATGGTCCTCTACTCCCCGGCCGGTGGCGTCCACTACCGGCGCAAGCAGCACGAGCGGTTCGAGCGGCATCTCGCGTTCGTGCGCGAGGCCGGGCTCGGCGGGGTGGTGGAACTCGCCAGGGCGACCGAGGACGGCTTCTCGAAGGACCCACGGGTCGGCCCGTGGGCGGCGGTGCTCCGGCACGACGCCAGCTTCGCCGCGGCGTATGCGGCGTGTGACGCCGAGCGGTACCGGACGCTGGCCACCGGCAGCGCCACCCACCTCTTCGACCGGGACACCGTGCCCGGTGTGGAGCCCGAGGACCTGCTCACCCTCGACGTGCCCGCGCTGATCGTCCCCGGCGACGACACATCCCACGCCCCGTCGGCCGCGCACTACCTGCGGGAGTGCCTGCCCCGTACGGAGTGGTGGGGGGTGCCGCCGGGGGAGCGGACCCCGGAGGACACCTCAGGGCGGATCCTGGAGTTCCTCGCGCGCGCCTGA
- a CDS encoding ABC transporter substrate-binding protein, whose product MTDPLLRTCTRTQGNNEALKTGEVSPTGFGFDFEEVPVLVHGFRRMVRDLAFDVSEMALTTYLVAKAHGARFTAVPAFLVRGFHHGAILRAADRPLTPGELEGGRVGVNRGYTVTTGVWARAVLRDEYGVDLSKVTWVLSGDEHVAEYRPPGNVEPLGTGRTLEEALRQGKLDAVIGVPPQEGLVPLIDDPTEAGFTALRERGLYPINHLVVVKDELLAAHPDLGAQVFDAFARSKRLYTQRLLDGEIEAPTAVDTMHRRVAELTGADPLPYGLEPNRHVLEELLRHAVDQRILERAGPLDELFAPGTRDLIG is encoded by the coding sequence ATGACAGACCCCCTGCTCAGGACCTGCACCCGCACCCAGGGCAACAACGAGGCACTCAAGACGGGCGAGGTGTCCCCCACCGGCTTCGGGTTCGACTTCGAGGAGGTGCCCGTCCTCGTCCACGGCTTCCGCCGCATGGTCCGTGACCTCGCCTTCGACGTCAGCGAGATGGCGCTCACCACCTATCTCGTCGCGAAAGCCCACGGGGCGCGGTTCACCGCCGTGCCCGCGTTCCTGGTCCGCGGCTTCCACCACGGCGCGATCCTGCGTGCCGCGGACCGGCCGCTCACCCCCGGGGAACTCGAGGGCGGACGGGTCGGCGTGAACCGTGGGTACACGGTGACCACGGGCGTCTGGGCACGTGCCGTACTGCGTGACGAGTACGGCGTGGACCTGTCGAAGGTGACCTGGGTGCTCTCCGGCGACGAGCATGTCGCGGAGTACCGCCCGCCGGGCAACGTCGAGCCGCTCGGGACGGGCCGCACCCTCGAAGAGGCCCTGCGCCAGGGGAAGTTGGACGCCGTCATCGGTGTCCCGCCCCAGGAGGGGCTGGTCCCGCTGATCGACGATCCCACGGAGGCCGGTTTCACGGCGCTACGGGAACGCGGGCTGTACCCGATCAACCACCTCGTCGTCGTCAAGGACGAACTCCTCGCGGCCCATCCGGACCTGGGCGCCCAGGTCTTCGACGCCTTCGCCCGTTCCAAGCGGCTCTACACCCAGCGGCTGCTCGACGGGGAGATCGAGGCCCCGACGGCGGTGGACACCATGCACCGCCGGGTGGCCGAGCTGACCGGAGCCGATCCGCTGCCGTACGGCCTCGAACCGAACCGGCATGTCCTGGAGGAGCTGCTGCGGCACGCCGTCGACCAGCGGATCCTGGAGCGGGCCGGGCCGCTGGATGAGCTGTTCGCGCCCGGCACCCGCGACCTGATCGGCTGA